The Clostridium sp. AWRP genome has a window encoding:
- a CDS encoding phosphoenolpyruvate hydrolase family protein, with product MKRERLLKNISAQIEKGNHIIGVATGTGMTAKYVEKGGADFILVLNSGRFRQMGRSSLAGFLPFCNSNDMVMDFASKEILPLVKDMPIIFGFNATDPTKDMENYIDKIKSMGFSGINNYPTVGLIDNQFSEALEEAGCNYSIEVEAIRIAHRKNMFTVAFVFNEMQAEQMISAGADVICVHLGLTGGGLLGAKKVFSLEAAKVKAAKIFNKCNELKPSVIKLIYGGPVKTPIDVQYMYSNNKDLMGYVGGSAFERIPSEKSITNITKAFKSSAQLNEDDLMVKMLDGITKHYNYVEFVKEYVVQNYMNDISFLDLAKVAHVSRGYLSSLFKREVGCSFPEYLVKFRINKAAEIIIKKNIQLSHLAALVGYKDYAQFSKMFKKYKGCSPKQYK from the coding sequence TTGAAGAATATTAGTGCACAAATAGAAAAAGGAAACCATATTATTGGTGTAGCAACAGGTACGGGAATGACGGCAAAATATGTAGAAAAAGGTGGAGCTGATTTTATCTTAGTGCTAAATTCTGGTAGGTTTCGGCAGATGGGGAGAAGTTCATTAGCGGGCTTTCTACCATTCTGTAATAGCAATGATATGGTAATGGATTTTGCTTCAAAAGAAATACTACCATTAGTAAAAGATATGCCTATTATTTTTGGATTTAATGCAACTGATCCTACAAAAGATATGGAAAATTACATAGATAAAATAAAAAGTATGGGCTTTTCTGGTATTAATAATTATCCTACAGTCGGATTGATAGACAATCAATTCAGCGAAGCACTTGAAGAAGCTGGATGTAATTATTCAATTGAGGTAGAAGCAATAAGAATAGCTCATAGGAAAAACATGTTTACAGTTGCATTTGTATTTAATGAAATGCAAGCAGAGCAAATGATTAGTGCTGGAGCTGATGTTATTTGTGTACATTTGGGCTTAACAGGAGGGGGATTATTAGGAGCAAAAAAAGTCTTTTCACTGGAAGCTGCAAAGGTTAAGGCAGCTAAGATATTTAATAAATGCAATGAGTTAAAGCCCAGTGTAATTAAATTAATATATGGTGGACCTGTAAAAACACCAATTGATGTTCAATATATGTATAGTAATAATAAAGATTTAATGGGATATGTAGGTGGCTCGGCATTTGAGAGAATTCCATCAGAAAAGTCCATTACAAATATAACAAAAGCTTTCAAATCATCAGCTCAACTTAATGAAGATGATTTAATGGTTAAGATGTTAGATGGAATTACAAAGCATTATAATTATGTTGAATTTGTTAAAGAATATGTTGTTCAAAATTACATGAATGATATTTCATTTTTAGATTTAGCTAAAGTAGCCCATGTATCTAGAGGTTACTTAAGCAGTTTGTTTAAAAGAGAAGTAGGCTGTAGTTTTCCAGAATATCTAGTTAAGTTTCGTATAAATAAAGCAGCAGAGATTATAATCAAAAAGAATATCCAATTATCCCACCTGGCAGCATTGGTTGGTTATAAGGATTATGCACAGTTTAGTAAAATGTTTAAAAAATATAAAGGTTGTTCTCCAAAACAATATAAATAA
- a CDS encoding phosphoenolpyruvate hydrolase family protein, which yields MNTKTRSEIIAGFKKQVKSGKVLVGVGAGTGITAKSSEAGGADMLIIYNSGRYRMAGRGSLAGLLSYGDANKIVVEMGAEVLPVVKDTPVLAGVCGTDPFRVMDIYLKQLKEQGFSGVQNFPTVGLIDGVFRQNLEETGMGYGLEVEMIKKAHELDMLTTPYVFDPEQAKAMAEAGADILVAHMGLTTKGTIGAKTALTLDDCVEKIEAIIKAGRSVNPDIMVICHGGPIAEPEDAEYVIQRTEGIDGFFGASSIERLAAERSIKEQTESFKVIKK from the coding sequence ATGAATACAAAGACAAGAAGCGAAATTATTGCAGGTTTCAAGAAACAAGTTAAAAGTGGGAAAGTATTAGTAGGAGTAGGAGCAGGAACAGGTATTACAGCTAAGAGCAGTGAGGCCGGTGGTGCTGATATGCTTATTATATATAACTCTGGAAGATATAGAATGGCAGGAAGGGGTTCTCTTGCAGGTTTATTATCCTATGGAGATGCTAATAAAATTGTAGTCGAAATGGGAGCAGAAGTACTTCCAGTTGTAAAGGATACTCCAGTGCTTGCTGGTGTTTGTGGAACTGATCCTTTTAGAGTTATGGATATATATTTAAAACAGTTAAAAGAGCAGGGATTTAGTGGAGTTCAAAATTTTCCAACAGTAGGTTTAATTGATGGTGTATTTAGACAAAATCTAGAAGAAACAGGCATGGGATATGGACTTGAAGTTGAAATGATTAAAAAAGCACATGAATTGGATATGCTTACAACGCCATATGTTTTTGATCCAGAACAAGCAAAAGCAATGGCAGAAGCAGGAGCTGATATTTTAGTTGCACATATGGGTCTGACTACAAAAGGTACAATTGGTGCTAAAACAGCACTTACATTAGATGATTGTGTTGAGAAAATTGAGGCTATAATTAAAGCAGGCAGATCAGTCAATCCAGATATTATGGTAATTTGCCATGGTGGACCTATTGCAGAACCAGAAGATGCTGAATATGTAATTCAGAGGACAGAAGGAATAGATGGTTTCTTTGGGGCATCTAGTATTGAAAGACTTGCAGCTGAGAGAAGTATTAAAGAGCAGACAGAATCATTTAAAGTAATAAAAAAATAA
- a CDS encoding DEAD/DEAH box helicase: MDFKELEISENIITELKHIGITKPTPIQQESIKFIREGRDVIAEAQTGTGKTLAFLLPIFQNISPNINSTQALIVTPTRELAIQITEEALKLKKAKNVNILAAYGGKNIGSQLKKLKRNIHLIIATPGRLLDHLHRKTIDLSKLKTLVLDEADQMLLMGFKNDVEDIIKEVSKKRQTLCFSATMNSDVKKLAYRYMIDPLVISIKKEEVTLNNIKQYVIETTDRKKQDALCNIMDQDNPFMAIIFCRTKRRVDDLEIALYQRGYNCKKLHSDIPQSKRERIMKSFRNADIQYLIATDVAARGLDISGVTHIYNYDIPENVESYIHRIGRTGRAGEKGCTCLFVDPKDKRTLEEIERGTKSRIPRRELNI; the protein is encoded by the coding sequence ATGGATTTTAAGGAACTAGAAATTAGTGAAAATATAATAACTGAATTGAAACACATTGGTATTACTAAACCAACACCAATTCAACAGGAGAGTATTAAATTTATTAGAGAAGGAAGAGATGTTATAGCTGAAGCACAAACGGGTACTGGAAAAACTCTTGCTTTTTTGCTTCCTATTTTTCAAAATATATCACCTAATATAAATTCAACTCAAGCACTGATTGTAACTCCTACAAGAGAACTTGCTATTCAAATAACAGAAGAAGCTCTAAAACTAAAAAAAGCTAAAAATGTAAATATTTTAGCTGCATATGGTGGGAAAAATATAGGTTCTCAGTTAAAAAAACTAAAGAGAAACATCCATCTAATTATTGCAACTCCAGGTAGACTTTTAGATCACCTTCATAGAAAGACTATAGATCTTAGCAAATTAAAAACATTAGTATTAGATGAAGCAGATCAAATGCTGCTTATGGGATTTAAAAATGATGTAGAAGATATTATAAAAGAAGTCTCTAAAAAACGTCAAACATTATGTTTCTCTGCAACTATGAATTCTGATGTTAAAAAATTAGCTTATAGATACATGATTGACCCTTTAGTGATTTCCATTAAAAAAGAAGAAGTTACACTTAATAATATTAAACAATATGTAATAGAAACTACTGATAGAAAAAAACAAGATGCCTTGTGTAATATTATGGATCAAGATAATCCATTTATGGCTATTATATTTTGCAGAACTAAAAGAAGAGTAGACGATCTTGAAATTGCACTATATCAACGTGGATACAATTGTAAAAAACTGCATAGTGATATACCTCAATCAAAACGTGAAAGAATAATGAAATCTTTCAGGAATGCAGATATTCAGTATTTGATAGCTACAGATGTTGCCGCTAGAGGACTGGATATAAGTGGAGTTACTCATATATATAATTATGATATTCCGGAAAATGTAGAGTCATATATACATCGTATTGGTAGAACAGGAAGGGCCGGTGAAAAAGGCTGTACTTGTCTATTTGTAGATCCAAAGGATAAAAGAACTTTAGAAGAAATAGAAAGAGGTACAAAATCTAGGATACCTAGAAGAGAGTTAAACATATAA
- a CDS encoding Tm-1-like ATP-binding domain-containing protein: MKTIAIAGTFDTKGSEYLYVKELIENLGLGTFTIHTGVFESTFEPDVSNSEVAEAAGADLKDIVAKKDRAWATEVLSKGMEKLVPELYKQGKFDGIISFGGSGGTSLVTPAMRALPIGVPKVMVSTVASGNTEPYVGTSDIVMMPSVVDVAGLNSISTKIFTNAVFAIAGMVKFENTKVVDKKPLVAATMFGVTTPCITAAREYLEKRGYEVLVFHATGVGGRSMEALIDGGFIEGVLDLTTTEWADEIIGGVLNAGPDRLEAASSKSIPQVVSVGALDMCNFGPYDTVPEKFKKRNLYKHNPTVTLMRTNVEENRAIAEKLVEKLNLAKEKTALFIPLKGVSGIDVEGQPFYGPEEDKVLFNTLINNVNKNVVEIIEMDCDINDVKFAQAAAQKLIDMMKK, from the coding sequence TTGAAAACTATTGCTATTGCAGGAACATTTGACACAAAAGGTTCTGAATATTTATACGTAAAAGAATTAATTGAAAATTTGGGATTAGGTACTTTTACTATTCATACAGGTGTATTTGAGTCAACTTTTGAACCAGACGTGTCAAATAGTGAGGTAGCTGAGGCAGCAGGTGCAGATTTAAAAGATATAGTTGCTAAAAAAGATAGGGCATGGGCAACAGAAGTATTATCAAAAGGTATGGAAAAATTAGTACCTGAATTATATAAGCAGGGTAAATTTGATGGCATTATTTCTTTTGGGGGTTCTGGAGGAACTTCCTTAGTAACACCAGCTATGAGGGCATTACCTATAGGTGTACCAAAGGTTATGGTTTCAACAGTTGCTTCAGGAAATACGGAGCCTTATGTAGGTACTAGTGATATTGTCATGATGCCTTCTGTAGTAGATGTTGCAGGCCTTAATTCGATTTCAACAAAGATTTTTACAAATGCTGTATTCGCAATCGCAGGTATGGTTAAATTTGAAAATACAAAAGTTGTAGATAAAAAACCATTGGTTGCTGCAACTATGTTTGGTGTAACGACACCATGCATAACAGCTGCAAGAGAGTACCTTGAAAAAAGAGGCTATGAAGTTCTTGTATTTCATGCAACAGGTGTAGGTGGACGCTCAATGGAAGCTCTCATTGATGGAGGTTTTATTGAAGGCGTATTGGATCTTACAACTACTGAGTGGGCAGACGAAATTATTGGAGGGGTCTTAAATGCAGGACCTGATCGTTTAGAGGCAGCAAGCAGTAAGAGTATACCGCAAGTTGTATCTGTAGGTGCACTTGATATGTGCAACTTTGGCCCATATGATACAGTACCAGAGAAATTTAAGAAACGTAATTTGTATAAACATAACCCTACAGTAACACTTATGAGAACAAATGTAGAGGAAAATAGAGCAATTGCTGAAAAATTAGTTGAAAAATTAAATTTAGCTAAAGAAAAAACAGCTTTGTTTATACCTCTAAAAGGAGTATCTGGCATTGATGTAGAAGGTCAACCTTTTTATGGCCCAGAAGAGGACAAGGTTTTATTTAATACATTAATAAATAACGTAAACAAAAATGTTGTGGAAATAATAGAGATGGATTGTGATATTAATGATGTGAAGTTTGCACAAGCTGCAGCTCAAAAGTTAATAGATATGATGAAAAAATAG